One segment of Streptomyces sp. NA02950 DNA contains the following:
- a CDS encoding LLM class flavin-dependent oxidoreductase gives MASRRRPFHLNAFLMNAGHHDAAWRHPRTQPERITDLSYFQELARTAERGKLDSLFLADGLTLWGNARHNAVGGFEPLTLLSALAVTTEHIGLIATVSTTFDEPFHVARRFASLDHLSGGRAGWNIVTSGNVAEARNFGREEHLEHRLRYERAAEFLDVATRLWDSWEDDAVVLDRERGVYADGDKVRAIGHRGAHFRVDGPLNVRRSPQGHPLLVQAGSSEDGKEFAARYAEAVFTAQQTLADAQTFAKDLTSRLARHGRTRDQLKILPGICPVIGSTEAEARALEEELTALQVPEYGLQQLSGMLGTDLTGLPLDGPLPELPEERDINGNKSRFTLVAELARRDGLTLRELIARLGGGRGHRVFAGTPEQIADELEEWFTEGAADGFNIMPPHLPGGLEDFVDHVVPVLQRRGLFRTEYTGGTLRDHYGLSRPAVAPVAAAGRERGIA, from the coding sequence ATGGCCAGCAGACGACGCCCGTTCCATCTCAACGCCTTCCTGATGAACGCGGGCCACCACGACGCCGCGTGGCGGCACCCCCGTACACAGCCCGAGCGCATCACCGACCTGAGCTACTTCCAGGAGCTCGCACGGACCGCCGAGCGCGGCAAGCTCGACTCGCTCTTCCTCGCCGACGGTCTCACCTTGTGGGGAAACGCCCGCCACAACGCGGTGGGCGGCTTCGAACCGCTCACCCTGCTGTCCGCGCTCGCGGTCACCACCGAGCACATCGGGCTGATCGCAACCGTCTCCACCACCTTCGACGAACCCTTCCACGTAGCCCGCCGGTTCGCCTCGCTCGACCACCTCAGCGGTGGCCGGGCCGGGTGGAACATCGTGACCTCCGGCAATGTCGCCGAGGCCCGGAACTTCGGACGCGAGGAACACCTCGAACACCGGCTGCGCTACGAGCGCGCCGCCGAATTCCTCGATGTGGCCACCCGGCTGTGGGACAGCTGGGAAGACGACGCGGTGGTGCTCGACCGGGAGCGCGGCGTCTACGCGGACGGCGACAAGGTACGCGCCATCGGCCACCGCGGAGCCCACTTCCGGGTGGACGGCCCGCTCAATGTGCGGCGCTCGCCGCAGGGCCACCCGCTGCTCGTCCAGGCCGGATCCTCGGAGGACGGCAAGGAGTTCGCCGCCCGGTACGCGGAGGCGGTCTTCACCGCCCAGCAGACCCTGGCCGACGCGCAGACCTTCGCCAAGGACCTGACCTCCCGGCTGGCACGACACGGCCGCACCCGGGACCAGCTGAAGATCCTCCCCGGCATCTGCCCCGTCATCGGCTCGACCGAGGCCGAGGCCCGCGCGCTCGAGGAGGAACTGACCGCGCTCCAGGTGCCCGAGTACGGGTTGCAGCAGCTCTCCGGAATGCTGGGCACCGACCTGACCGGCCTCCCGCTGGACGGCCCGCTGCCCGAGCTCCCGGAAGAGCGGGACATCAACGGCAACAAGAGCCGTTTCACCCTCGTCGCCGAACTCGCCCGCCGCGACGGCCTCACCCTGCGCGAGCTGATCGCCCGGCTCGGCGGTGGCCGAGGCCACCGCGTCTTCGCCGGAACCCCGGAACAGATCGCCGACGAGCTCGAGGAGTGGTTCACCGAAGGCGCCGCCGACGGATTCAACATCATGCCGCCCCATCTGCCGGGTGGTCTCGAGGACTTCGTGGACCACGTCGTCCCGGTCCTCCAGCGGCGCGGTCTGTTCCGTACCGAGTACACCGGCGGCACCCTGCGTGACCACTACGGCCTGTCCCGGCCCGCCGTGGCACCGGTGGCCGCCGCCGGAAGGGAGAGGGGCATCGCGTGA
- a CDS encoding PadR family transcriptional regulator: MSLRHAVLGLLADHPASGYDLMKLFETSLANVWAATQSQVYGELGKLSDGGLVAVTAEGPRGRKEYAITEDGKAELRHWLTGTPPTTTRRSDMLLRVFFLGRLTRLEAVTHLEAEAARAATRRTALKELEKSIDWDEGPLSVYGRIVLEYGVRQSVMQEEWARWAAERVGALDESADAPTVAAPPPGPEAPAP; encoded by the coding sequence ATGAGCCTTCGCCATGCCGTACTGGGGCTGCTGGCCGACCACCCGGCCAGCGGCTATGACCTGATGAAGCTGTTCGAGACCTCGTTGGCGAACGTGTGGGCGGCCACCCAGAGCCAGGTCTACGGGGAGCTGGGCAAGCTGTCCGACGGGGGCCTGGTGGCGGTCACGGCCGAGGGTCCGCGCGGCCGCAAGGAGTACGCCATCACCGAGGACGGCAAGGCCGAGCTGCGGCACTGGCTGACCGGCACCCCACCCACCACCACCCGCCGCAGCGACATGCTGCTGCGCGTGTTCTTCCTCGGTCGGCTCACCCGGTTGGAGGCGGTCACCCACCTCGAGGCCGAGGCCGCCCGCGCCGCCACGCGCCGCACCGCCCTGAAGGAGCTGGAGAAGTCCATCGACTGGGACGAGGGCCCGCTGTCGGTCTACGGCCGGATCGTCCTGGAGTACGGCGTCCGGCAGTCCGTCATGCAGGAGGAGTGGGCCCGCTGGGCCGCCGAGCGCGTCGGCGCCCTCGACGAGAGCGCGGATGCCCCGACCGTGGCTGCCCCGCCGCCCGGCCCCGAGGCACCGGCGCCCTAG
- a CDS encoding alpha/beta fold hydrolase: MPEKIVLAGELQLWTEDFGDPADPDVLLIVGADAQAVGWPDSLCHGLAASGRHVIRYDQRNTGKSTLIDYDKNPYDCHDLARDAVAVLDGYGVDAAHIVGGSMGGLVAQLLGLDHPGRVRSLTLCSTSSRLAGVVPTLRGEASFFSPPPHADYLAHVAQMAAELAASPPATREEFIEARFSAYAPLAGSTEYDMEGCRAVLTHEYDRATNPWHPDASQLAIDAIASVGDLAPRLRALDVPTLVIHGTDDPIIPVEHGRALAETVPGARGLFIEGYGHVCPNAAVIEHLRAAIVGITGGP, from the coding sequence ATGCCTGAGAAGATCGTCCTTGCCGGTGAACTCCAGCTGTGGACCGAGGACTTCGGCGATCCCGCCGACCCGGATGTGCTGCTGATCGTCGGAGCGGACGCCCAGGCCGTGGGGTGGCCCGACAGCCTGTGCCACGGCCTGGCGGCGAGTGGGCGGCACGTCATCCGCTACGACCAGCGCAACACCGGCAAGTCCACCCTGATCGACTACGACAAGAACCCCTACGACTGCCATGACCTGGCCCGCGACGCCGTGGCGGTCCTGGACGGCTACGGCGTCGACGCCGCGCACATCGTCGGCGGGTCCATGGGCGGACTCGTCGCCCAGCTCCTCGGGCTCGACCACCCGGGCCGCGTACGCTCACTGACGCTGTGTTCGACCAGTTCTCGCCTGGCGGGCGTGGTGCCCACCCTCAGAGGCGAGGCGTCGTTCTTCTCTCCGCCCCCGCACGCCGACTACCTGGCACACGTGGCGCAGATGGCGGCCGAGCTGGCCGCCAGCCCGCCCGCCACCCGGGAGGAGTTCATCGAGGCCCGCTTCAGCGCTTACGCGCCGCTGGCTGGAAGCACGGAGTACGACATGGAGGGGTGCCGGGCAGTCCTCACCCACGAGTACGACCGCGCGACCAACCCCTGGCACCCGGACGCCAGCCAGCTCGCCATCGACGCCATCGCATCCGTCGGCGACCTCGCGCCCAGGCTGCGCGCGCTGGACGTGCCCACCCTGGTCATCCACGGCACGGATGACCCGATCATCCCCGTCGAGCACGGGCGGGCCCTGGCCGAGACCGTTCCCGGAGCCAGAGGGCTGTTCATCGAGGGCTACGGCCACGTCTGTCCCAACGCCGCGGTCATCGAACATCTCCGCGCGGCCATCGTCGGCATCACCGGCGGGCCCTGA
- a CDS encoding ABC transporter ATP-binding protein: MTVKIAFEQVRKAFPVQGSAGRRQGTEFTALDGIDLEISAGEFVVVVGPSGCGKSTLLDLLGGLTQPTCGRILLDGEPVTGPGLDRGIVFQQYALLPWRTALGNVEFGLEATGVPRRRRAERAREYLDLVGLTGFEDRHPHELSGGMRQRVAIARSLAYDPDVLLMDEPFAALDAQTRELLQNELLRIWERTGKTVVFITHGIEEAVYLGQRVAVLTSRPGTVKEVVPIALDARTTADDVRSSPEFARYRHEIWSLLHDEVARAQQLEKESVPA; encoded by the coding sequence ATGACCGTCAAAATCGCTTTTGAGCAGGTCCGCAAGGCGTTCCCGGTGCAGGGTTCGGCAGGCCGCCGCCAGGGCACCGAGTTCACCGCCCTGGACGGAATCGACCTGGAGATCTCGGCGGGTGAGTTCGTGGTGGTCGTCGGACCCAGCGGCTGCGGCAAGTCCACCCTGCTGGACCTGCTCGGCGGCCTCACCCAGCCCACGTGCGGGCGGATCCTCCTGGACGGAGAGCCGGTCACCGGTCCCGGTCTCGACCGCGGCATCGTCTTCCAGCAGTACGCCCTGCTGCCCTGGCGCACGGCCCTGGGCAATGTCGAGTTCGGCCTCGAGGCCACCGGAGTGCCGCGGCGCCGGCGCGCCGAACGCGCCCGGGAATACCTGGACCTGGTGGGTCTGACCGGATTCGAGGACCGCCACCCGCACGAACTCTCCGGCGGAATGCGCCAGCGCGTGGCGATCGCGCGCAGCCTCGCCTACGACCCCGATGTGCTGCTCATGGACGAGCCGTTCGCCGCCCTGGACGCGCAGACACGCGAGCTGTTGCAGAACGAGCTGCTGCGGATCTGGGAACGGACCGGCAAGACGGTGGTCTTCATCACCCATGGCATCGAGGAAGCGGTCTACCTCGGGCAGCGGGTGGCCGTCCTCACCTCCCGGCCGGGGACCGTCAAAGAGGTCGTACCGATCGCGCTCGACGCCCGCACCACGGCGGACGACGTGCGCTCCAGCCCGGAGTTCGCGCGCTACCGACACGAGATCTGGAGCCTGCTGCACGACGAAGTGGCCCGAGCCCAGCAGTTGGAGAAGGAGAGTGTTCCCGCATGA
- a CDS encoding SMP-30/gluconolactonase/LRE family protein: MIRFSTRQRLTALSGILTLCTAGIAPATTATAAPPDRARRTVPLYVSEYTDNTVLKVATDGSGQTTVPTTGLTRPTGLALDAANNLFVSDTGNNRVVEVPANGGGQTTVPTTGLNRPIGLGLNRDGDLFISDSFNDRVVRVPPNGGGQTTVPTTGLLHPDGLALDADGDLFIADFINDRVVKVPADGGPQTTVPLIGLSQPTGLAFDRAGNLYVSDSGNNRVIKLPARGGSQWTVPTTGLNSPQGLALDAQGDLFIADFGNDRVVEVPARGGTQTTVPIAGLHTPVGLAIPTATHHESTRLTASPATVQRHLTPPYLKVKGLSATLTNAQGTPLRGQTIRFTDASGTRKLCTAVTGAQGRAECDATLHSGNRARYDELRRHGYRATYAGITPYKPSTDTAPVRSAHRH, encoded by the coding sequence ATGATCCGTTTTTCCACACGACAGCGACTGACCGCGCTGTCAGGAATTCTGACGCTGTGTACGGCTGGCATCGCACCGGCAACCACGGCCACGGCCGCGCCTCCCGACCGCGCGCGGCGCACCGTGCCCCTGTACGTCTCGGAGTACACCGACAACACGGTGCTGAAGGTCGCCACCGACGGCAGCGGCCAGACCACAGTCCCGACCACCGGGCTCACCCGCCCGACCGGTCTCGCGCTCGACGCCGCCAACAACCTCTTCGTCTCCGACACGGGAAACAACCGTGTGGTGGAGGTCCCGGCCAACGGCGGCGGTCAGACCACCGTCCCCACCACCGGCCTCAACCGCCCGATCGGACTGGGCCTCAACCGCGACGGCGACCTCTTCATCTCGGACAGTTTCAATGACCGGGTGGTGCGGGTCCCTCCGAACGGCGGTGGTCAGACCACCGTTCCGACCACTGGTCTGCTCCACCCGGACGGCCTGGCCCTCGATGCCGACGGCGATCTGTTCATCGCCGACTTCATCAACGACCGCGTCGTGAAGGTGCCCGCCGACGGCGGTCCGCAGACCACCGTCCCCCTCATTGGCCTCTCCCAGCCCACCGGGCTGGCGTTCGACCGGGCCGGGAACCTGTATGTGTCCGACTCGGGCAACAACCGGGTGATCAAACTGCCCGCCCGCGGCGGCTCTCAGTGGACCGTCCCGACGACCGGGCTGAACAGCCCGCAGGGGCTGGCCCTCGACGCGCAGGGCGACCTGTTCATCGCCGACTTCGGCAACGACCGGGTGGTGGAGGTCCCCGCGCGCGGTGGCACCCAGACCACCGTCCCCATCGCCGGGCTGCACACTCCCGTCGGACTGGCCATTCCGACCGCAACCCACCACGAGTCCACCCGTCTCACAGCGTCCCCGGCCACCGTGCAACGGCACCTGACACCTCCGTATCTGAAGGTCAAGGGGCTGTCCGCCACCCTGACCAACGCCCAGGGCACCCCGCTGCGCGGTCAGACCATCCGGTTCACCGACGCGTCCGGTACCCGGAAGCTGTGCACAGCGGTGACCGGCGCCCAGGGCAGGGCCGAGTGCGATGCCACCCTCCACAGCGGCAACCGCGCTCGCTACGACGAACTACGCCGCCACGGCTACCGCGCCACCTACGCCGGCATCACCCCGTACAAGCCCAGCACCGACACCGCCCCCGTACGCTCCGCGCACCGGCACTGA
- a CDS encoding AMP-binding protein produces MSTTQPIGRIIRELAKRDPQRPAITCGARTLTREELDRGSNRLARAYAELGVRHGNFVTIALPNSTEFHLAAVAVWKLGAVPQPVSWRLPARERREIVELAGSTLVVGDLDPADHPGVAHVPAGFRPPTGLGDGPLPERISPSWKAPTSGGSTGRPKVIVDGHDGDIDLAQARAMLMEPDDCQLVAGPLHHNAPFTFSSLGLFLGHHLVVLPRFDATAAIDAIRTHAVSWMVLVPTMMQRIWRTAQEEPGRFDASSLRVVLHSSAACPPWVKEAWIDLVGPERLWEMYSGTEAQAIAALNGTEWLAHRGSVGRPMSGEMTVLNPDGTPAPPGVIGEIFMRAPEGDPGYRYIGAEARSHGDWESLGDLGWMDEDGYLYLSDRRTDLIVSGGANIYPAQVESALSEHPAVLTSVVVGLPDDDLGQRVHAVVQAAPGTTVEALLDHLADRLDRYKIPRSIELTDEPLRDDAGKTRRGAIRDAAIESLRGTERVSGRDMKGPSHA; encoded by the coding sequence ATGTCCACGACGCAACCGATCGGCCGCATCATCAGGGAACTGGCCAAGCGGGATCCGCAGCGCCCCGCCATCACCTGTGGCGCGCGGACCCTGACCCGGGAGGAGCTCGACCGCGGGAGCAACCGGCTCGCGCGCGCCTACGCGGAACTCGGGGTGCGACACGGTAACTTCGTCACCATCGCGCTGCCGAACTCCACCGAGTTCCACCTCGCCGCCGTCGCCGTCTGGAAGCTCGGTGCCGTGCCGCAGCCGGTCTCCTGGCGGCTGCCGGCCCGTGAGCGGCGGGAGATCGTGGAACTGGCGGGCTCCACGCTGGTGGTCGGGGATCTGGATCCCGCCGACCACCCCGGCGTCGCTCATGTTCCAGCTGGTTTCCGGCCTCCCACGGGCCTGGGTGACGGGCCGCTGCCCGAACGGATCTCCCCCTCCTGGAAGGCTCCGACCTCAGGCGGTAGCACCGGACGCCCCAAAGTCATCGTCGACGGCCACGACGGTGACATCGACCTGGCCCAAGCTCGCGCGATGCTGATGGAACCCGACGACTGCCAGCTGGTCGCGGGCCCGCTCCATCACAACGCGCCCTTCACCTTCTCCAGCCTGGGCCTGTTCCTGGGCCACCACCTGGTGGTGCTGCCCCGCTTCGACGCCACCGCGGCCATCGACGCGATCCGCACCCACGCCGTGTCGTGGATGGTGCTGGTGCCGACCATGATGCAGCGCATCTGGCGCACGGCGCAGGAGGAACCGGGACGCTTCGACGCCTCCTCGCTGAGGGTGGTGCTGCACTCCTCGGCGGCCTGTCCGCCATGGGTGAAGGAGGCGTGGATCGACCTGGTCGGTCCCGAGCGGCTGTGGGAGATGTACTCCGGTACGGAAGCCCAGGCGATCGCCGCACTCAACGGCACCGAATGGCTCGCGCACCGGGGCTCGGTGGGCCGTCCGATGAGCGGCGAGATGACCGTGCTGAACCCCGACGGCACACCGGCCCCGCCCGGGGTGATCGGCGAGATCTTCATGCGCGCGCCCGAGGGCGATCCCGGCTACCGGTACATCGGGGCCGAGGCCCGCAGCCACGGCGACTGGGAGTCCCTGGGCGACCTCGGCTGGATGGACGAGGACGGCTACCTCTACCTCAGCGACCGCCGCACCGACCTCATCGTCTCCGGTGGCGCCAACATCTACCCGGCACAGGTCGAGTCGGCTCTCAGCGAGCATCCCGCGGTGCTGACCAGTGTGGTCGTCGGACTTCCGGACGACGACCTCGGCCAGCGGGTCCACGCCGTCGTCCAGGCAGCCCCCGGCACCACCGTCGAGGCGCTTCTCGACCACCTGGCCGACCGGCTGGACCGCTACAAGATCCCCCGCTCCATCGAGCTCACCGACGAGCCGCTGCGCGACGACGCGGGCAAGACCCGCCGTGGAGCGATCCGCGACGCCGCCATCGAGTCCCTGCGAGGGACAGAACGCGTTTCCGGACGGGACATGAAGGGACCGTCACATGCCTGA
- a CDS encoding FAD-dependent oxidoreductase codes for MTTLELTTDVLVVGGGPAATWAALKAARAGAAVVLADKGYCGTSGATASAGTGVWYVPPEPAAREAAMASREALGGYLADRRWMARVLDQTYEGVNELADEARYPFPTGPDGQPLRNGLHGPEYMRRMRVRVKRAGVRVLDHSPVYELLTDTSGAVAGAGGYRRQTREPYRVRAGAVVLATGGCAFLSGALGCNVNTGDGALFAAEAGADLSGMEFSNAYGIAPEHTSVTKSAFYSFATFFHEDGTVLEGAASQGGRSVIARALLQEKVYCRLDRADADAQAAMRLTQPNFFLTFDRLGIDPFTQRFPITLIAEGTVRGTGGIRITGDDCATTVPGLYAAGDAATRELICGGFTGGGSHNAAWAISSGSWAGQAAARHARSLSGGARARRTAPVGGAGLRPTGTPGPADGFREAVAAVQGEVLPYEKNYLRHGDGLRASLRTLDDIWQRLRATLHAEDGDVVRARQAAAMAAHARWMYTAALTRTETRGMAKRLDFPARDPGLHHRIVTGGLDRVWTRPEPLTTTPLEVAS; via the coding sequence GTGACCACGCTCGAGCTGACCACCGACGTCCTCGTCGTCGGCGGCGGCCCGGCCGCCACCTGGGCAGCCCTCAAAGCGGCCCGGGCGGGCGCCGCCGTCGTCCTCGCCGACAAGGGATACTGCGGTACCAGTGGCGCCACCGCCTCCGCGGGCACCGGCGTGTGGTACGTGCCGCCGGAGCCCGCCGCTCGCGAGGCGGCCATGGCGAGCAGGGAGGCACTCGGCGGCTACCTCGCCGACCGCCGCTGGATGGCACGTGTCCTGGACCAGACGTACGAGGGCGTCAACGAGCTTGCCGACGAGGCCCGTTACCCCTTTCCGACGGGGCCGGACGGACAGCCGCTCAGAAACGGTCTGCACGGTCCCGAGTACATGCGGCGAATGCGTGTCCGTGTGAAACGCGCCGGGGTGCGCGTCCTGGACCACAGCCCGGTGTACGAACTGCTCACCGACACCTCGGGTGCGGTGGCGGGCGCCGGCGGGTACCGCCGCCAGACCCGGGAGCCGTACCGGGTACGCGCGGGTGCGGTGGTCCTGGCCACCGGCGGCTGCGCGTTCCTCAGTGGCGCCCTCGGCTGCAACGTCAACACCGGCGACGGCGCCCTGTTCGCCGCCGAGGCCGGAGCCGACCTGTCCGGCATGGAGTTCTCCAACGCGTACGGCATCGCACCCGAGCACACCTCGGTCACCAAGTCCGCCTTCTACTCCTTCGCCACCTTCTTCCACGAGGACGGCACGGTGCTGGAGGGCGCGGCCAGCCAGGGCGGCCGCTCGGTCATCGCCCGGGCGCTGCTCCAGGAGAAGGTGTACTGCCGCCTCGACCGCGCCGACGCGGACGCCCAGGCGGCCATGCGCCTCACCCAGCCCAACTTCTTCCTCACCTTCGACCGGCTGGGCATCGACCCCTTCACCCAGCGCTTCCCCATCACACTGATCGCCGAGGGCACCGTGCGCGGCACCGGCGGAATCCGCATCACCGGAGACGACTGCGCCACCACCGTGCCCGGACTCTACGCGGCGGGCGACGCCGCCACCCGCGAGCTGATCTGCGGCGGCTTCACCGGCGGCGGCAGCCACAACGCGGCCTGGGCCATCTCCTCCGGCAGCTGGGCGGGCCAGGCGGCGGCACGTCACGCGCGCTCGCTCTCCGGCGGCGCCCGCGCCCGGCGTACCGCACCGGTGGGCGGCGCGGGACTGCGTCCCACCGGAACACCGGGCCCCGCCGACGGCTTCCGCGAGGCCGTCGCCGCCGTCCAGGGCGAGGTCCTGCCGTACGAGAAGAACTATCTGCGCCACGGAGACGGGCTGAGGGCCTCCCTGCGGACGCTGGACGACATCTGGCAGCGGCTGCGCGCGACCCTGCACGCCGAGGACGGGGACGTCGTACGGGCCCGGCAGGCCGCGGCGATGGCGGCGCACGCCCGCTGGATGTACACCGCGGCGCTCACCCGCACCGAGACCCGGGGCATGGCCAAGCGGCTCGACTTCCCCGCCCGGGACCCGGGTCTGCACCACCGCATCGTGACGGGCGGTCTCGACCGCGTATGGACCCGTCCTGAGCCCCTGACGACCACACCGCTGGAGGTGGCCTCGTGA
- a CDS encoding ABC transporter permease — translation MSPATGTTTATKDPTTPVTEPAPASGTTAGPHTPDPAGTATSEPDKRQPPAPLTARARAVARRLPGLLLRGLTKVAAVAALLAVWEIAPRVGLVDGTFLPPFSEVARAWWELLADGDLTDNAKASLSRSFTGFGLAVAISVPLGLLIGRYRLIADLLGPLLELFRNTAALALLPVFVLLLGIGETSKISIVLYACTWPILLNTISAVRQVDPTLIKLAKSMDLSAPRLFQKVILPASIPQIFTGIRLAGAYSILVLVAAEMVGAKEGLGYLINTSQYNFAIPQMYAGILTISVIGVVFNQLLVTVERRLSSWRVPAQT, via the coding sequence ATGAGCCCCGCCACCGGGACAACGACCGCGACCAAGGACCCCACCACCCCCGTGACGGAGCCCGCCCCGGCTTCCGGGACCACTGCCGGGCCACACACACCGGATCCCGCGGGCACAGCGACATCGGAGCCGGATAAACGGCAACCACCCGCACCCCTGACGGCCAGGGCCCGCGCCGTCGCCCGCCGACTGCCCGGCCTGCTGCTGCGCGGCCTCACCAAGGTGGCCGCGGTCGCCGCCCTGCTGGCCGTATGGGAGATCGCGCCCCGCGTCGGTCTGGTGGACGGCACCTTCCTGCCGCCCTTCAGCGAGGTCGCCCGCGCCTGGTGGGAGTTGCTGGCCGACGGGGATCTCACCGACAACGCCAAGGCCAGCCTGTCGCGTTCGTTCACCGGATTCGGTCTGGCCGTCGCCATCAGCGTCCCGCTGGGGCTGCTGATCGGCCGGTATCGGCTGATCGCCGATCTGCTGGGACCGCTGCTCGAACTGTTCCGCAACACCGCCGCCCTCGCGCTGCTCCCGGTGTTCGTCCTGCTGCTGGGCATCGGCGAGACATCGAAGATCTCCATCGTGCTCTACGCCTGCACCTGGCCGATCCTCCTCAACACCATCAGCGCCGTACGCCAGGTGGATCCCACACTGATCAAATTGGCGAAGTCCATGGATCTGTCCGCGCCCCGGCTGTTCCAGAAGGTGATCCTGCCCGCCTCCATACCGCAGATCTTCACGGGCATACGGCTGGCCGGAGCCTATTCCATCCTGGTGCTGGTGGCCGCGGAGATGGTCGGCGCCAAGGAAGGGCTCGGCTATCTGATCAACACCTCGCAGTACAACTTCGCGATCCCGCAGATGTACGCCGGGATCCTCACCATCTCCGTCATCGGCGTCGTCTTCAACCAGTTGCTCGTGACCGTGGAACGCAGGCTCAGCTCCTGGCGCGTCCCCGCACAGACCTGA
- a CDS encoding ABC transporter substrate-binding protein, which produces MRTATSRRQFMTLLGVSAAAVSCGTATGNASGKQTKKLRYQGWSGQVTLPELAEDLGYLGDVQLDWVGNTISGPQDIQSAATGQVDFGGAFNGAVVKLAANGAPITSVIAYYGSDKAAYNGFYVLEDSPIRSARDLIGKKVGMNTLGAHSEAMLDIYLQRHGLSQGEIGKVQPLVVPPVNTEQSLRQRQIQVGVLGDILREKALAKGGIRPLFTDVQLLGNFSAGTYVMTDRFLRQNPDTVKTFVTGVARAIEWARRTPREEVIARMTEVVRKRKRKEDATPLKYWKSFGVAETGGRIADKQLQLWIDWLEERGDIKPGKVKASDLYTNKYNHYRPASASSSSPAPSATKTRS; this is translated from the coding sequence ATGCGCACAGCTACTTCCAGGCGACAATTCATGACCCTGCTCGGTGTCTCGGCCGCGGCGGTGAGCTGCGGTACGGCCACGGGCAACGCCTCCGGGAAGCAGACCAAGAAACTCCGGTACCAGGGATGGTCGGGCCAGGTCACCCTGCCAGAGCTCGCCGAGGACCTGGGGTATCTGGGCGATGTGCAGCTGGACTGGGTCGGCAACACCATCAGCGGTCCCCAGGACATCCAGTCCGCGGCCACCGGACAGGTCGACTTCGGCGGAGCCTTCAACGGCGCGGTGGTCAAACTGGCCGCGAACGGTGCCCCGATCACCTCCGTCATCGCTTACTACGGATCCGACAAGGCCGCGTACAACGGCTTTTACGTGCTGGAGGACAGTCCGATCCGATCGGCTCGCGACCTCATCGGGAAGAAGGTCGGGATGAACACCCTCGGCGCCCACTCCGAGGCGATGCTCGATATCTATCTCCAGCGTCATGGACTGTCCCAAGGGGAGATCGGCAAGGTACAGCCGCTGGTGGTGCCGCCGGTCAATACCGAACAGTCGCTGCGGCAACGCCAGATCCAGGTGGGTGTGCTGGGCGACATCCTGCGGGAGAAGGCCCTGGCCAAGGGCGGGATCCGGCCGCTGTTCACCGACGTCCAGCTGCTCGGGAATTTCAGCGCCGGAACGTATGTCATGACCGATCGCTTTCTGCGGCAGAACCCGGACACGGTCAAGACCTTTGTCACCGGCGTGGCCCGGGCCATCGAGTGGGCCCGCAGAACACCGCGCGAGGAAGTGATCGCGCGGATGACCGAGGTGGTGAGGAAGCGCAAGCGCAAGGAGGACGCCACGCCCCTGAAGTACTGGAAGTCCTTCGGGGTCGCCGAGACCGGCGGCCGGATCGCCGACAAGCAACTCCAGTTGTGGATCGACTGGCTGGAGGAGCGCGGTGACATCAAGCCGGGGAAGGTCAAGGCGTCCGACCTCTACACCAACAAGTACAACCACTATCGCCCGGCGAGCGCCTCGTCCAGCTCCCCGGCTCCCTCCGCGACGAAGACCCGGAGCTGA